A stretch of Brachyhypopomus gauderio isolate BG-103 chromosome 3, BGAUD_0.2, whole genome shotgun sequence DNA encodes these proteins:
- the minpp1b gene encoding multiple inositol polyphosphate phosphatase 1b, translated as MKPINLLSRNRHVITAALSIIMVRVSYCTLNNSTLPAIATYFGTKGRYEEVNPHLLDNILSVNNSLMGPPSSDCKAVHLIAVIRHGTRYPTAKNVKKIAHLYDLVMAEASSSTWWLKDIKSKWAMWYTEDMDGKLVTKGKFDHRYLAIRLAKTFPTLISRDNLLGNRIEFMTSSKHRCVDSIKAFQEGLHQHWDVQGLNFTHYVNDSLMRFFDQCRKFVEDVENSKTALKEVEIFKTSVEMDGVRRKMASRLQIPHTLITPDLVEAAFFLCAYELAIKSENSPWCSLLDEEDAEVVEYKSDLKQYWKRAYGYDINRKSSCSLFHDIFRRLDEASYSYRRGEVTKAAAVQVGHGETLLPLLSLMGFFRDETPLTAENFAEQRGRRFRTSRIAPYAANLLFVLHECSDGLRLQLFLNEKPLPLPNMSHPAPLYDTVRAHYSGLLHGCDFNKECELPKVNSMNTEL; from the exons ATGAAACCAATAAACTTGTTGTCTAGAAACAGACATGTTATTACAGCTGCTTTAAGCATTATAATGGTTCGCGTTTCGTATTGTACGCTCAATAATTCAACTTTACCAGCAATTGCTACTTATTTTGGCACAAAAGGCAGATATGAGGAAGTGAACCCACATTTACTGGATAATATTTTGTCCGTAAATAACTCTCTTATGGGACCCCCATCCTCTGACTGCAAAGCTGTACACTTAATCGCAGTAATCAGACACGGGACACGTTATCCTACCGCCAAGAATGTTAAAAAGATTGCACACCTCTATGATCTCGTTATGGCAGAGGCGTCAAGCTCTACGTGGTGGCTGAAGGACATTAAAAGTAAATGGGCGATGTGGTATACAGAAGACATGGACGGCAAACTAGTGACAAAGGGAAAGTTTGACCATAGATATTTGGCTATTAGATTGGCCAAAACATTTCCAACACTGATTTCGCGGGACAACCTTCTTGGTAATCGCATTGAGTTTATGACCAGCTCTAAGCACAGATGCGTTGATAGTATCAAAGCTTTCCAAGAGGGACTTCACCAACACTGGGATGTGCAAG GTTTGAACTTCACACATTATGTGAATGATTCACTAATGAGATTCTTTGATCAGTGCCGAAAATTTGTCGAAGATGTTGAGAACAGCAAGACAGCGTTGAAAGAGGTTGAAATTTTCAAGACTTCTGTGGAGATGGATGGAGTTAGGAGGAAGATGGCCAGTCGCTTACAGATCCCACACACACTAATAACACcag ATTTGGTGGAAGCTGCTTTCTTCTTGTGTGCCTATGAACTGGCAATCAAGTCTGAAAACTCTCCATGGTGCAGTCTGCTGGATGAGGAGGATGCTGAG GTCGTCGAATACAAAAGCGATTTGAAACAGTATTGGAAAAGAGCATATGGCTATGACATCAACCGCAAATCGAGTTGTTCCCTCTTTCATGATATTTTCAGACGACTTGATGAAGCTTCATACAGCTACAG GCGAGGCGAGGTGACCAAAGCAGCCGCTGTCCAGGTGGGCCACGGCGAGACCCTGCTCCCCCTGCTCTCTCTGATGGGTTTCTTCAGGGACGAGACGCCGCTGACCGCAGAAAACTTCGCAGAGCAGCGCGGCCGCAGGTTTCGCACCAGCCGAATCGCCCCTTACGCGGCGAATCTGCTCTTCGTCTTGCACGAGTGCAGTGATGGGCTGAGACTCCAGCTCTTTCTCAATGAGAAGCCTTTGCCCTTGCCCAACATGAGTCACCCAGCCCCACTCTACGACACAGTCAGGGCCCACTACTCCGGACTTTTGCACGGCTGTGACTTCAACAAAGAATGCGAACTGCCCAAAGTTAATAGCATGAACACAGAACTATGA